From the Rhinatrema bivittatum chromosome 3, aRhiBiv1.1, whole genome shotgun sequence genome, one window contains:
- the PROKR1 gene encoding prokineticin receptor 1, producing the protein MGRNRTNFPAVYNIHEDLYSGNFSYPFNFSYSDYDLPLDNADDMTKTKIFFAAKIVIGVALICIMLICGIGNFIFIAALARYKKLRNLTNLLIANLAISDFIVAIVCCPFEMDYYVVKQLSWEHGHVLCASVNYLRTVSLYVSTNALLAIAVDRYLAIVHPLKPRMNYQTATFLIALIWIVSILIAIPSAYFATGSVLFMVTSQEKIFCGQIWPVDQQIYYKSYFLFIFGIEFVGPVLTMTLCYARISRELWFKTVPGFQTEQIRKRLRCRRKTVMVLMCILTAYVLCWAPFYGFTIVRDFFPNIFVKEKHYLTAFYIVECIAMSNSMINTMCFVTVKNNTMKYFKKIMLLRWRSTYNASKSSVDLDIKTSVMPVTEEVDCIRLK; encoded by the exons ATGGGAAGAAACAGAACAAACTTCCCGGCAGTCTACAACATCCACGAAGACCTTTACTCTGGGAACTTTTCATACCCTTTCAATTTTAGCTACAGCGATTATGACCTCCCACTGGATAATGCTGATGACATGACGAAaaccaaaattttttttgctgcaAAGATTGTGATTGGGGTTGCTCTCATTTGTATCATGCTAATATGTGGCATCGGAAACTTCATTTTTATTGCAGCCCTTGCCAGGTATAAGAAACTGAGAAATTTGACTAATTTGCTAATTGCTAACCTGGCCATTTCTGATTTCATTGTGGCAATAGTGTGCTGCCCCTTTGAAATGGACTATTATGTTGTGAAGCAGCTGTCGTGGGAACATGGGCATGTGCTGTGCGCCTCTGTAAATTATCTCAGAACCGTCTCCCTCTACGTGTCCACCAATGCCCTCTTGGCGATAGCCGTGGACAG gtatTTAGCAATTGTTCATCCCTTGAAACCACGCATGAATTATCAAACAGCTACTTTCTTGATCGCCTTGATTTGGATTGTGTCCATACTCATTGCTATACCATCTGCCTATTTTGCTACAGGGTCAGTATTATTCATGGTCACATCCCAGGAGAAGATTTTTTGTGGCCAGATTTGGCCAGTTGACCAGCAGATTTACTATAAATCCTATTTTCTCTTCATTTTTGGAATTGAATTTGTTGGACCTGTTCTCACAATGACCCTGTGTTATGCCCGAATCTCAAGAGAACTTTGGTTTAAGACTGTGCCTGGATTTCAAACAGAACAGATCCGCAAGAGGCTTCGTTGCCGTAGAAAAACTGTCATGGTGCTAATGTGCATCCTCACAGCATATGtgctctgctgggcgccattttATGGGTTCACAATTGTCCGTGACTTTTTCCCTAACATATTTGTGAAAGAGAAGCATTATCTTACAGCTTTCTATATTGTTGAGTGCATCGCCATGAGCAATAGCATGATTAACACCATGTGTTTTGTGACAGTGAAAAATAACACTATGAAATATTTCAAGAAGATCATGCTGCTCAGATGGAGGTCCACCTACAATGCAAGCAAGTCTAGTGTAGACTTAGATATCAAAACAAGTGTCATGCCAGTAACAGAGGAGGTAGACTGCATAAGACTCAAGTAA